A stretch of the Negativicoccus succinicivorans genome encodes the following:
- a CDS encoding amidohydrolase family protein, with translation MTLPAKHHFVLGTAFHAPAWGEVEVLADALFEINGAGTLERVLLPRDADYAKAVDDARAKGELEELSATQYLLPGFVDLHIHAPQWENIGNALHVPLEDWLQKYTFPLEQSLADGEKAASVFADLVMRSLANGTTTALYYGTQNVDATVLLGEVCQTLGQRAALGKVVMDNPEQCPDYYRDASAGAGIAGTEETIERIMALTDERQLLTPVITPRFVPSCTPAALKGLGELAERYPIPIQTHLSESDWQAGYAHEHFGTSDAQVLDSFGLLTDRAVMGHATQLTETEAELVAERGSTISHCPISNAFFGNAVYPVRRRHAQGVKAGLGTDVSGGFAPSIYANIRQAIISSRMLEDGVDANLPAASRGVAESRIDFRHAFYMATTAGGKALHQNIGLFLPGYHWDVQLIDVAAPHSDIVLYSEDDTQSVLQKILFTANRANITKVWVQGQLVSGR, from the coding sequence ATGACTTTACCTGCAAAGCATCACTTTGTGTTGGGAACGGCATTTCACGCTCCTGCTTGGGGAGAAGTCGAGGTGCTTGCTGATGCGCTTTTTGAAATCAATGGGGCGGGCACATTGGAACGTGTGCTGCTGCCCCGGGACGCCGACTATGCGAAAGCGGTAGACGATGCCCGCGCGAAGGGTGAACTGGAAGAGTTATCCGCCACGCAATATCTTTTGCCGGGATTTGTCGATCTGCATATTCACGCGCCGCAATGGGAAAACATAGGTAACGCTTTACATGTCCCGTTAGAGGATTGGCTGCAGAAATACACGTTCCCGCTCGAACAGTCACTTGCCGATGGAGAAAAAGCGGCGTCGGTATTTGCGGATCTTGTCATGCGCAGTTTGGCAAACGGTACGACGACTGCGCTGTATTACGGCACGCAAAATGTAGACGCCACTGTGTTGCTCGGCGAAGTATGCCAAACACTGGGCCAACGCGCGGCACTCGGTAAAGTGGTAATGGACAATCCCGAGCAATGTCCGGATTACTATCGTGACGCATCCGCGGGTGCGGGAATTGCCGGTACGGAAGAGACGATTGAACGCATCATGGCGCTTACTGATGAGCGGCAATTGTTGACGCCGGTCATTACACCCCGTTTTGTGCCGTCCTGTACGCCGGCCGCGCTGAAAGGACTCGGAGAATTGGCGGAGCGGTACCCGATTCCGATCCAAACCCATTTATCCGAATCGGACTGGCAGGCCGGTTATGCGCACGAACATTTCGGCACATCGGATGCGCAGGTTTTGGACTCATTCGGCCTTTTGACAGATCGTGCGGTGATGGGGCATGCGACGCAATTGACAGAAACCGAGGCGGAATTGGTCGCCGAACGCGGTTCGACAATTTCCCATTGCCCGATTTCCAATGCGTTTTTCGGTAATGCCGTATATCCGGTTCGCCGTCGGCATGCGCAAGGGGTCAAAGCGGGTTTGGGTACGGATGTGTCCGGCGGTTTTGCACCGTCGATTTATGCGAATATTCGCCAGGCGATTATCTCCAGTCGTATGCTGGAAGACGGTGTTGACGCGAATCTTCCCGCCGCGAGTCGCGGTGTGGCGGAGTCACGTATTGATTTTCGCCATGCGTTTTATATGGCGACGACGGCGGGCGGCAAAGCATTGCATCAAAATATCGGTCTGTTTTTACCGGGATATCATTGGGATGTGCAGCTGATCGATGTGGCCGCCCCCCATTCCGATATTGTTTTGTATAGCGAGGACGATACACAGTCTGTCTTGCAGAAAATTTTATTTACCGCCAACCGTGCCAATATTACTAAAGTATGGGTACAGGGACAATTGGTGTCAGGTCGTTAA
- a CDS encoding AMP-binding protein produces MSNFIHRLRHWAKACPEKIALQVDEKRYTYAKLFHEIDALAANLPFPSGSGVLIQETDPARQWLLFLASRKAGLRPVLCHPDLPAEDVRNIAESNGLCLFDGTIGPSDVTKIPAAAEFGILSSGSTGLPKLFWREEHSWTDYFPIQNKIFGINEKSRLFFHGSFSFTGNFNSFACVFWAGGFARTISAYAPRRWWYILQEESINTLYLLPVKLRQILRAAKTDIAPAMRAVFTGSQSLDKELSAALQNHFPQALITLYYGAGELNYITYCHIDEWDREPGIVGKPFPQVRVRIKDASIYVTTPFGVIGSDHEMTLGDTGAWTPRGNIRFTGRSNAVINCAGRKISVAKVEDALRETPLIKDVTIFAVPDTKRGEVPAAAVVVEQKQPLSTLRKMALRLPSIERPRYWLQYAELPLNSCSKPDVHAMLADWQATQKKDA; encoded by the coding sequence ATGAGTAATTTTATTCACCGCCTCCGCCACTGGGCTAAAGCATGTCCGGAAAAAATAGCGCTGCAAGTCGATGAAAAAAGGTATACTTATGCCAAATTGTTTCATGAAATCGACGCGCTTGCCGCAAATTTACCGTTTCCGTCCGGCAGCGGAGTCCTTATTCAAGAAACGGATCCCGCGCGACAATGGTTGCTTTTTCTAGCGTCACGCAAAGCCGGTTTACGACCGGTCCTTTGCCACCCCGATTTGCCGGCGGAAGATGTGCGAAATATTGCCGAGTCAAATGGTCTCTGCCTTTTCGACGGTACCATCGGCCCATCTGACGTGACAAAAATTCCGGCCGCGGCGGAATTCGGTATTCTGTCGTCCGGCAGTACGGGGCTGCCCAAACTTTTTTGGCGGGAAGAACACAGCTGGACAGACTATTTCCCCATTCAAAATAAAATTTTTGGAATTAATGAAAAATCCCGCTTATTTTTCCATGGCTCATTCAGCTTTACCGGGAATTTCAACTCGTTTGCCTGTGTGTTTTGGGCCGGCGGGTTTGCCCGTACGATTTCCGCGTATGCACCGCGCCGCTGGTGGTATATCCTCCAAGAGGAATCCATCAACACGCTGTATCTTCTGCCGGTGAAATTGCGCCAGATCCTGCGCGCGGCAAAAACGGATATTGCGCCCGCTATGCGTGCTGTTTTTACCGGCTCGCAGTCGTTGGACAAAGAGCTTTCCGCCGCGTTGCAAAATCATTTCCCGCAGGCGCTGATTACGTTATATTACGGCGCCGGTGAGCTTAATTATATTACCTATTGCCACATTGACGAGTGGGATCGGGAGCCGGGTATCGTCGGTAAACCGTTTCCGCAGGTCAGGGTCAGAATTAAGGATGCGTCGATTTACGTGACAACTCCTTTTGGCGTTATCGGCAGCGATCACGAAATGACCCTCGGCGATACCGGTGCATGGACGCCGCGCGGCAATATTCGTTTTACCGGTCGCTCCAATGCGGTGATTAATTGCGCCGGACGTAAAATTTCCGTCGCTAAAGTCGAGGATGCATTACGTGAAACGCCCCTGATCAAAGATGTTACCATATTTGCCGTGCCCGATACGAAGCGCGGTGAAGTGCCGGCCGCCGCTGTGGTTGTCGAACAAAAGCAGCCTCTTTCCACATTGCGAAAAATGGCGCTGCGCTTGCCGTCAATCGAGCGGCCGCGCTATTGGCTGCAATATGCGGAATTGCCGCTAAATTCCTGCTCCAAGCCGGATGTTCATGCCATGCTCGCCGATTGGCAAGCCACACAAAAAAAAGACGCGTAA
- a CDS encoding pyridoxamine kinase, with translation MNEKSVELSVLSCLTVHDLSLMGRCALSVAIPVLAALGVQAVPLPTALYSNHLGFAHHYMLPLDEEIPKFVKAWEVNGVHFDAFYSGFLANPEQIRLVHNLIQRYTHPGDLIMIDPAMADRGKMYSAFDHTMVQAMRNLLRDATITTPNYTESCFLCDVPYHAGQVSKEEARRLAIEIAALGPETVVITSLPVEKGHLANYLYDQSTQTEAWFTFAEIPLPAVGTGDLFASALVGLRLKGVPWAGAVQVAGQFVTNGIKRLQEAGTKIENGVPFELELPYLWQEGEKYAK, from the coding sequence ATGAATGAAAAATCAGTCGAGTTATCGGTACTCAGTTGTCTGACCGTACACGATCTGAGTCTGATGGGACGTTGTGCATTGTCTGTCGCCATTCCGGTCTTGGCGGCATTGGGCGTACAGGCGGTACCGTTGCCCACTGCCCTTTATAGCAATCATCTGGGGTTTGCTCATCACTATATGCTGCCGCTCGATGAAGAAATACCTAAATTTGTGAAAGCATGGGAAGTGAACGGCGTTCACTTTGATGCTTTTTATAGCGGTTTTCTGGCTAATCCCGAGCAGATTCGATTGGTACATAACCTGATTCAGCGCTATACCCATCCGGGAGATTTGATTATGATCGATCCGGCCATGGCGGATCGCGGCAAAATGTATTCCGCATTTGACCATACGATGGTGCAAGCCATGCGCAATCTATTGCGTGATGCGACGATAACAACGCCCAATTATACCGAATCCTGTTTCTTATGTGATGTGCCGTACCATGCCGGACAGGTTTCAAAAGAGGAGGCACGGCGGTTAGCGATTGAGATTGCCGCGCTCGGACCGGAAACGGTGGTGATTACGTCATTACCGGTGGAAAAAGGTCATTTGGCTAACTATTTGTATGACCAAAGCACGCAAACGGAGGCGTGGTTTACCTTTGCAGAAATTCCGTTACCCGCGGTAGGAACGGGCGATTTATTTGCGTCCGCGCTAGTCGGTTTGCGACTTAAAGGAGTGCCGTGGGCCGGAGCCGTGCAAGTCGCCGGTCAATTTGTGACGAATGGAATCAAACGCCTACAGGAAGCCGGAACAAAAATTGAAAACGGCGTGCCGTTTGAATTGGAATTGCCATATTTGTGGCAGGAAGGTGAAAAATATGCAAAATAG
- a CDS encoding ECF transporter S component, with the protein MQNSNTIEKRSQSTRQMVYMGVAIALCVVATMVLIPMPGGAMVHMGSAALYIIGIVFGRWVGAVGGGIGSMIFDAIVGLTGYTPFSLVIKGVAGYLVGYFGHTPNRRPSYGRVLIATLIASLWTLAGYVVAWWAVIGSWQAAIANIPFSLMTSALGIVVALAVGPKLYELIHKKK; encoded by the coding sequence ATGCAAAATAGCAATACTATAGAAAAACGAAGTCAATCGACAAGACAAATGGTATATATGGGAGTAGCCATCGCGCTTTGCGTCGTCGCGACAATGGTGCTTATCCCCATGCCCGGTGGCGCTATGGTTCATATGGGCAGCGCGGCACTTTACATTATCGGAATTGTTTTCGGTCGTTGGGTAGGTGCCGTCGGTGGCGGTATCGGCTCGATGATTTTTGATGCTATCGTGGGATTGACCGGATATACACCGTTTTCACTCGTTATTAAAGGCGTGGCAGGTTACCTCGTCGGTTACTTCGGACACACGCCGAATCGCCGGCCCAGCTACGGACGTGTGCTGATCGCGACATTGATCGCGTCGCTCTGGACTTTGGCAGGGTATGTGGTTGCCTGGTGGGCGGTCATCGGCAGCTGGCAGGCGGCGATTGCCAATATTCCGTTTTCGCTCATGACATCTGCGTTAGGGATTGTCGTAGCATTAGCGGTAGGTCCGAAATTGTATGAATTGATTCACAAGAAAAAATAA
- a CDS encoding uracil-xanthine permease family protein, translating to MESAKNLQETQYEGHLIVAPNEKLPWNKIIFLGLQHVLAMDVYVVPFVIASILSLGVAEASILIQATFLAAGIATIIQAHFCMRLPIAQGPSYVPIGAIVGITMAAGGGFLGLNEVFGSTMVASLLLVVLGLTGVFRKLINVLVPRLVGGTIILIIGLSLLPVALDSNIYAIYGTETVTQNILLALVSVVTLIFCVTLGIHMGKKGNWLRTGAVIFALAAGSVAAQVMGRFQWESVAAAGWLARPHLAFIDYMPSFTPSAILTMIFVFFVLMAETTGTWFAIGSVINEDVTPKQVDRGVVGEGLGCLVSSLVGSTPVTGYSTNAGLISITGVASRYAFYGAGAWLMMFGLSGKLATLIASIPAPVIGGVFVVVCAIISLSGIRILKQERLTERNMFVIGVPMVISLALYLLPKDYMATLPELLQYVLGSTVASAAIVAIVLNLILPQED from the coding sequence ATGGAGTCAGCGAAGAATTTGCAGGAAACACAGTACGAAGGACATTTAATTGTTGCGCCGAATGAAAAATTGCCTTGGAATAAAATTATTTTTCTCGGTTTGCAACACGTGTTGGCGATGGATGTGTACGTAGTACCGTTTGTCATCGCGTCGATTTTAAGCTTGGGGGTCGCGGAAGCGTCGATTCTAATTCAGGCGACATTTCTGGCAGCGGGGATTGCAACGATCATTCAGGCGCATTTTTGTATGCGCTTACCGATCGCGCAAGGCCCGAGTTATGTGCCGATCGGAGCTATTGTCGGGATAACAATGGCCGCCGGCGGCGGATTTTTAGGGCTGAATGAAGTGTTCGGTTCGACGATGGTGGCCTCGCTGCTGTTGGTCGTGCTCGGTTTGACCGGTGTGTTTCGTAAACTGATCAATGTGTTGGTGCCGCGTCTGGTGGGCGGTACGATTATTTTAATCATCGGGTTGTCGTTGCTGCCGGTGGCGCTGGATTCAAATATTTACGCGATTTACGGAACGGAAACTGTGACACAGAATATTTTACTGGCATTGGTTTCGGTTGTGACCTTGATCTTCTGCGTGACCTTGGGTATTCACATGGGTAAAAAAGGAAATTGGCTACGAACCGGTGCCGTCATTTTTGCGCTGGCGGCGGGAAGTGTTGCGGCACAGGTGATGGGACGCTTTCAATGGGAAAGCGTGGCGGCGGCCGGTTGGCTTGCGCGGCCGCATTTGGCATTTATCGATTACATGCCGAGCTTTACACCATCGGCTATTTTAACGATGATTTTCGTGTTCTTCGTGTTGATGGCGGAGACCACCGGTACCTGGTTTGCGATCGGATCGGTGATCAATGAAGATGTCACACCGAAACAGGTCGATCGCGGCGTGGTCGGTGAAGGCCTCGGCTGTTTGGTATCGAGCCTCGTCGGTTCGACACCGGTCACCGGCTATTCGACCAATGCCGGTCTGATTTCCATCACCGGTGTCGCCAGCCGGTACGCGTTTTACGGCGCCGGAGCGTGGCTGATGATGTTCGGCTTGTCCGGCAAATTGGCGACATTGATTGCGTCTATTCCGGCACCGGTGATCGGCGGTGTGTTCGTGGTCGTTTGCGCGATTATCTCCCTTTCGGGAATTCGTATTTTGAAACAGGAGCGGCTTACGGAACGCAATATGTTTGTCATCGGCGTCCCGATGGTTATTTCGTTGGCGTTGTATTTACTGCCGAAAGACTACATGGCAACGCTGCCGGAGTTGCTGCAATATGTACTTGGTTCGACCGTGGCATCGGCGGCCATTGTGGCAATCGTTTTAAATTTGATTTTGCCGCAGGAGGACTGA
- the recG gene encoding ATP-dependent DNA helicase RecG produces MHWQDPVTVIKGIGKAAEQRLAVLGIHTVGDLLQYYPRAYRDYSQVVPIRALADGADVTVAGVITKVQERRPRPRLSILNVIVNDDSGNLELVYFNQPFKRKLFHEGDRIIAFGRIKAGYGKYQMNSPEVVFPDEGSAVEGKLQPVYGLTEGIRPASLERWIQTALAAIKDIPETLPADVRQQLGLRSRAEVTRLAHQPPDQETATAVRQELAFEELFFLQLGVLRLRAQREIGAVGIKCAPNGNRFRQLMQTLPYRLTGDQQKALADICDDMEGILPMRRLLQGDVGSGKTVVAALAMTKAAENGYQSLLMAPTEILANQHYETLQPLLAPLGIRVANLTGKTNKSEREDILAGLLDGSVTVCIGTHALLEDDVELKALGLVVTDEQHRFGVRQRMRLEEKGSAPHTLVMTATPIPRTLALSVYGDLDISLIREMPPGRKPVQTFAVNRSYMPRILRFLEKEMTRGHQVYVVCPLVEESEKMDLKAAVEVYEELEKRFHEFGVGLVYGGLKADAKQAVMTAFAKRQYHLLVATSVVEVGVNVPNATVMLVEGAERFGLAQLHQLRGRVGRGSAQAYCILVSDSQTELAQERLRYMAEIQDGFTLAEKDLLLRGTGELFGYRQHGLPDLKVADPIHDLPLLVKAREVAESYAQTTDSVLLGELQKRFGKAFLTLLQH; encoded by the coding sequence ATGCATTGGCAAGATCCGGTAACGGTCATTAAAGGCATCGGTAAAGCCGCAGAACAACGTTTAGCTGTGCTTGGCATACATACCGTGGGCGATTTGCTGCAATATTATCCGCGCGCCTATCGTGATTATTCACAAGTAGTGCCGATCCGTGCTCTGGCGGACGGTGCTGACGTGACTGTGGCAGGCGTCATCACAAAAGTGCAGGAGCGACGGCCTCGCCCGCGCTTGTCTATTTTAAATGTGATAGTAAATGATGACAGCGGCAATCTCGAACTGGTTTATTTCAATCAGCCGTTTAAACGAAAGCTGTTTCATGAGGGCGATCGGATTATCGCTTTCGGACGCATTAAAGCGGGCTATGGTAAATATCAAATGAATTCGCCCGAGGTAGTGTTCCCTGACGAAGGGAGCGCGGTCGAAGGTAAGTTGCAACCGGTCTATGGCTTGACGGAAGGCATCCGGCCGGCAAGTCTGGAGCGTTGGATCCAAACGGCATTGGCTGCAATAAAGGATATTCCCGAGACATTACCGGCGGATGTGCGTCAGCAGCTCGGCCTGCGTTCGCGCGCTGAGGTGACGCGTCTTGCGCATCAACCGCCGGATCAGGAAACAGCGACCGCGGTGCGTCAGGAATTGGCCTTTGAAGAACTTTTCTTTTTGCAACTTGGCGTTTTGCGGTTGCGCGCGCAGCGTGAGATAGGAGCTGTCGGCATCAAATGTGCACCGAACGGCAATCGTTTTCGACAGCTGATGCAAACCTTACCGTACCGTTTGACCGGCGACCAGCAAAAGGCATTGGCGGATATCTGCGATGATATGGAAGGGATCTTGCCGATGCGGCGGTTACTGCAGGGCGATGTCGGCAGCGGTAAAACGGTAGTGGCGGCGCTTGCGATGACGAAAGCGGCGGAAAACGGGTACCAGTCGCTTTTGATGGCACCGACGGAAATTCTCGCGAATCAGCACTATGAAACGCTGCAGCCGCTCTTAGCACCGCTCGGTATCCGCGTTGCCAATTTGACGGGGAAAACCAATAAAAGCGAGCGGGAAGATATTCTTGCCGGACTGCTTGACGGTAGCGTAACGGTATGTATCGGTACGCATGCCCTTTTAGAAGATGACGTGGAATTGAAGGCCCTGGGACTGGTCGTGACAGATGAGCAACACCGCTTCGGTGTACGGCAACGCATGCGCTTGGAAGAAAAAGGGAGCGCACCGCACACGTTGGTCATGACCGCGACTCCGATTCCGCGTACATTGGCCTTGTCCGTATATGGCGATTTGGATATATCTCTCATTCGTGAAATGCCTCCGGGGCGCAAACCGGTCCAGACTTTTGCGGTGAACCGCTCGTATATGCCGCGAATTTTACGTTTTTTGGAGAAAGAAATGACACGGGGACACCAAGTCTATGTTGTCTGCCCGCTTGTCGAAGAATCCGAAAAAATGGATTTAAAGGCCGCTGTAGAGGTATACGAAGAGCTGGAAAAGCGATTTCACGAATTCGGCGTCGGTCTGGTTTATGGCGGGTTAAAAGCGGACGCCAAACAGGCGGTGATGACAGCTTTTGCCAAGCGACAATACCATTTGCTGGTCGCCACCAGCGTGGTGGAGGTCGGCGTAAATGTGCCGAATGCGACGGTCATGCTCGTGGAAGGCGCAGAGCGTTTCGGCTTAGCGCAACTGCACCAGTTGCGCGGTCGTGTCGGCCGCGGCAGCGCGCAGGCATATTGTATTTTGGTAAGCGACAGCCAAACCGAACTGGCGCAGGAGCGTTTGCGTTACATGGCTGAAATTCAGGACGGTTTTACGTTGGCGGAAAAAGATTTACTGCTGCGCGGTACGGGGGAGCTTTTCGGATATCGACAGCATGGTTTGCCGGATCTTAAAGTGGCAGATCCCATTCACGACTTACCGCTCTTGGTGAAAGCGCGTGAAGTGGCGGAAAGCTATGCTCAAACAACCGATTCTGTATTGCTTGGCGAATTACAAAAACGGTTCGGGAAAGCATTTCTTACATTGTTGCAGCATTAA
- a CDS encoding cytochrome d ubiquinol oxidase subunit II: protein MSIVESWMPWLSRLETPGLVIFISLLIALYFWVTETDVGLAITAPWTIKNDRERMAFCSLYRPGFQASELGLLAAFWLLEAVFLGLQGEYYQVIWIGAGLVVLNLLLRLGAAWSSGKTIKGARAIHFVHALVSVATVIYLVTVGFSILLNMGMGTVTSGMIFWSPIGVVCGIWAVLACTSHGALYAAWKTTNPLRERCRALALVILFLHILLSIILLLAIYMLVILPTQVRPIFIGGGVVSILIYFAMYVTARKRHVGAAYFLGYFGAIAAFTMHQLVFYMIMQETASPVAWGQIVNRLPALFLPTVAVAVCGAILALIYKWSRPVIDLPRTIGWKQNEK, encoded by the coding sequence ATGAGTATTGTCGAGTCATGGATGCCCTGGCTTTCCCGGTTGGAAACACCGGGATTAGTGATCTTCATCTCGCTTTTGATCGCTTTATATTTTTGGGTTACAGAAACTGATGTGGGTTTGGCGATCACCGCGCCGTGGACTATAAAAAATGACCGAGAGAGGATGGCGTTTTGCTCTCTCTATCGGCCGGGATTTCAGGCCAGTGAGCTTGGTTTGCTGGCCGCTTTTTGGCTACTGGAAGCTGTTTTTTTAGGGTTGCAAGGTGAGTACTATCAAGTCATTTGGATTGGCGCGGGCTTGGTTGTTTTGAATCTGCTGCTGCGTTTGGGAGCTGCCTGGAGCAGTGGTAAAACGATTAAGGGCGCACGTGCAATACATTTTGTGCATGCGCTGGTCTCGGTTGCTACCGTAATTTATCTGGTCACTGTAGGATTCTCCATTCTTTTAAATATGGGTATGGGGACAGTTACATCCGGCATGATTTTTTGGTCACCGATCGGAGTGGTTTGCGGTATTTGGGCCGTACTGGCTTGCACTTCGCACGGCGCGCTTTATGCAGCTTGGAAAACGACGAATCCGCTGCGCGAGAGATGTCGCGCTTTGGCATTGGTGATCCTGTTCCTGCATATTCTGCTGTCCATCATCTTGTTGCTGGCAATATATATGCTTGTGATTTTGCCGACACAGGTGAGGCCGATTTTTATTGGCGGCGGCGTGGTTTCTATTCTGATTTATTTTGCAATGTATGTAACAGCGCGTAAACGTCATGTAGGCGCAGCATATTTTCTGGGATATTTTGGCGCAATCGCGGCGTTTACCATGCATCAGCTGGTATTCTATATGATTATGCAGGAAACGGCGTCGCCGGTCGCCTGGGGGCAGATCGTGAACCGTTTACCGGCGTTATTTTTGCCGACGGTGGCGGTTGCTGTTTGCGGTGCGATTCTCGCACTGATATATAAGTGGAGTCGCCCCGTCATCGACTTGCCGCGTACCATAGGTTGGAAACAGAACGAGAAATAG
- a CDS encoding biotin transporter BioY, translating into MSSLTARDLTKMALLVALLFVAAFIAIPLPFTPAMITMTTLVFNLTAFLLPPKQTLIVCVVYTLCGAAGLPVFTGGVGGLGKVFGPTGGFIFAFIVAYPLVSMFKGKVRSFWHYVAAGVFIGIPITYIGGVLGMMIVLHMSLWPAIVAGALPFIPGDILKTIVAAFIALKIRV; encoded by the coding sequence ATGAGTTCTTTAACAGCACGTGATTTAACCAAAATGGCCTTGCTGGTCGCGCTTCTGTTTGTAGCCGCCTTTATTGCCATCCCCTTACCGTTTACCCCCGCCATGATTACCATGACAACCTTGGTCTTTAACTTGACCGCTTTTTTATTGCCGCCGAAACAAACTTTGATTGTGTGCGTCGTTTATACTTTGTGCGGTGCGGCTGGATTGCCCGTCTTCACCGGCGGTGTTGGCGGTTTAGGTAAGGTATTTGGTCCGACCGGCGGTTTTATTTTTGCATTTATAGTTGCCTATCCTTTAGTCAGCATGTTCAAAGGTAAGGTGCGTTCGTTCTGGCACTACGTGGCGGCAGGCGTCTTCATCGGTATTCCGATTACCTATATCGGCGGTGTGCTCGGCATGATGATCGTACTGCATATGAGTCTCTGGCCGGCCATCGTAGCAGGTGCTTTGCCGTTTATTCCGGGCGATATTTTAAAAACCATTGTCGCCGCTTTCATTGCCTTAAAGATTCGAGTGTAA
- a CDS encoding thiolase family protein has translation MREVYLVDCRRTPIGVSGGSLRYTPPEKLAAAVMTKLWNAANRPHVDAVIGGNAVGTGGNLTRLGALYSELPESIPAWTLDMQCASALTAISTGYAQIAAGIHEIIIAGGMESASLQPLRTYAPNDERQGSYKTAQFSPGEIAADAMLRGAERAVQTLGATREELDELALQSHQRALANAKTNTLKDWLVSVPELASDECLRPHMRLQLLQRLPLLLGPGTHITAGNACLIHDGAAFAMLAGQEAIERYCLRPLAKIIAVAQGASDPLLSPLGVKHVSTLALQAAHLQMDDMDTIEWNEAFAIIDYLFARSYPQLVDRYNPLGGALAYGHPYGASGAIILTHLLARLHAIKGRYGLCAIAGAGGTGCAIIVERCHE, from the coding sequence ATGCGCGAAGTTTATCTTGTTGACTGCCGCCGGACGCCGATTGGCGTTTCCGGCGGCAGTCTTCGTTATACACCCCCGGAAAAATTGGCAGCGGCCGTAATGACAAAGCTGTGGAATGCCGCCAATCGCCCGCATGTCGATGCGGTTATCGGCGGCAATGCGGTCGGCACCGGTGGGAATCTCACGAGGCTCGGCGCGCTTTACAGTGAACTGCCTGAAAGCATACCCGCGTGGACGCTCGATATGCAATGCGCCTCCGCTTTGACCGCCATCAGTACCGGATATGCGCAAATTGCTGCGGGTATTCATGAGATCATTATTGCCGGCGGTATGGAGAGCGCGTCGTTACAACCCCTTCGCACTTATGCACCGAATGATGAACGCCAAGGTTCTTACAAGACGGCGCAATTTTCTCCCGGTGAAATCGCTGCCGACGCGATGCTTCGCGGTGCCGAGCGAGCAGTACAAACGCTCGGCGCGACACGCGAAGAACTGGACGAGTTGGCATTGCAAAGCCACCAACGAGCATTGGCCAATGCCAAAACAAATACGTTAAAGGATTGGCTCGTATCGGTGCCCGAATTGGCGAGCGATGAATGTTTACGACCGCACATGCGTTTGCAACTTCTGCAGCGTTTACCGTTGCTCTTAGGTCCGGGTACACACATTACAGCCGGCAATGCCTGCCTGATTCATGACGGGGCTGCGTTTGCCATGCTCGCCGGTCAAGAAGCAATTGAACGGTACTGCTTACGACCGCTTGCCAAAATCATTGCGGTCGCGCAAGGCGCCAGTGATCCTTTACTGTCTCCGCTCGGTGTAAAACACGTCAGTACATTAGCGTTGCAAGCGGCTCATTTGCAAATGGACGATATGGATACAATCGAATGGAATGAGGCGTTTGCCATCATCGATTATCTCTTTGCGCGTTCGTATCCGCAACTTGTCGATCGGTATAATCCGCTCGGCGGCGCGTTGGCCTACGGTCATCCGTACGGTGCCTCGGGGGCCATCATTTTGACCCACTTGCTGGCCCGCCTGCATGCTATCAAAGGTCGTTACGGACTGTGTGCAATCGCCGGCGCCGGCGGCACAGGTTGCGCCATAATCGTGGAGCGTTGCCATGAGTAA